The region TACGAATAACACTTTTGGTCATTCCAGCTGGGTATCGGCCTGATGCGGGTGATTTATTGTCGTGATGATTGCCGGGGGCCGTCCACCATGCGTGGGTGGTGTCGAGGGAAGCCAGCTGTGTCCCGCTGGCCAACCTAACCGATACGGGTGGGCCCGGATTTCCAACCGCCGTACATGAACGTCGCCCagacatcatcaccaccaccaacaacacacCCCCACCTCACAGAGTCCCAGACCACAAGCACGATCatgcccgcagcagcagtagaaCCCATCCGCCCAAGCCAAGAAGCCGAACGGGAATGGGGCTCGCGGATCATGGGCTCCTTTCTCGCGCAGTGACCTCGACGCTCCGATCACGGTGGGGGGCCAAGGGCAACAACCAGCAACAACACCTCCCCGGAAAAGGCAACCCCGGACAGAGTGAAAGATAGATAGCCAGACCAGCAAGCAATAATTCCGAGCACACCATCAACCAACTACCCGCCCGTCATCCCGAGCGACATGAAAGCAGCAGTCAtggacggcggtgacggcgacgctgacgctgacgtggacgaggagggggtTCCTCCGCAGGCCTCGCAGGCGAGCTCGCACTTTGCGCTCGACCCGGTGCCCGcgacggtgctggcggcgcgggaggcggcgcgcaggaacgcggcgcgcgcgttgGGGCCCTGCGGCGTGGGGTGCGCCGAGGTGGATGACGAGGCACTCCTgggggcgggtgggctgGAGAGGGGGACCGTGGTGGGCGTGAGCtgtgaggacgaggatgggTTTGGCCTGACGGTACGTACGTGCGTTTCTTGCTCTATCTTTTGCTCACCGTGGCTCATGCCTCCCCCCGTCCTTCTTGCGTCTTCCTACTCGCACGGTCAGTGTCCTACTTACTGATGTCTTTGAGGGCGAAAATAGCTGTGCCTCCAAGTGGTGGCCAGGGCGCTGCTCGCGCACGAGCACGACaaggtgctggtggtgacgcctcggccggcgggcgtcttgcTGCGTGCTCTGAgagacggcatcgccgcggaactgcgcgcgaggcgggaAGCCGCttcggcggaggaggcggcggtcgcgagAGGGGTCTCCGGGgcggaagacgaagaaggtggtgctgccgacaagggcggtgccgggcgaggcgaggaagatgcggcggctgctgccgagGTGCGGGCGTGTCTGGACAGGGTGATGCTGTCGTGCGTCTTTGACGTCGATGGGCTGTGGGAGGTGCTTGCGGAGCTGGACCGTCCGGCCGAGGGagagatgacgacgacgacgacgccgccgccgccgcctgagTCTTTGGTTCATGGACGGGCAGATGAAGTGGAAGGGaaacgacagcagcaggtggtcgacactgcggcggcggcgccgctttTGGAGATCCAAgacagcgaggacgagggcctgACGCCATCACCGCGCTCGACACCGGGAGCACCGCAGCCTCATGCCACTGCAGAGCCGGACggggaggcgacgaccgcgACTGAGACAGCACTGGGTGAGCACAGAGGAGCCGGCGACGGTCGTGAAAACGAAGGCCCcagcatcgtcctcgtcacgcACTTCTCGGCGCTCCTCACCTCGCTCTTCGCCCACCGCGAAAAGTCGGCCGCCCACTCGTccctgcagctgctcgcctcGCAGGCGCGCTACCTCTCGCGCAGCCTGCCCTCGCAGCCGCTCTTCATGCTCCTCAactcgacatcctcgtcgtcgtctgctcaCGACGGCTCACGCGAGCCGGGCGCCACCGGGTCCGGTCCTGCTGCGGCCCCCGGTCCCGGTCCTGCTCCCGTTTCCgctcccgccggcggcggcagcgccatcACGACCAACAAACCGCTCGACCCGACCCTCCGCTCCGTCTTCAACCCGCTGGCCCTCCCGCTGCCCGCCTACCGCGCCCCCCGCGCTGCCACCCGCCGCAACAAGCCGTCCTTTGGGCTCATCTTTAGCCAGATACTCGACACGCACCTCCTCTGTACGCGCATGCCTCGCacgcgcgccgacgccgacgcccttTACGgcggaagcagcagcaacagcacgGGCGACGGTAATGCCGAAGACAACGGCTGCCGTCCCTTGCCACCCCAacgccagcaccagcaccagcagccggGCGCCATCAAGtacgtcaccgtcgtcgaggtcctcctcgacgagatgGGCCTGTGGCAGGGCCGCGCGGGACCCCGCCCCAACAGGGAACAGCGATGGggagtcgtcgacgtcgtgggcgggcgcgtcgtcgacgcctttGCCCGGACGCAGAGGGTGTACGGCGAGATCCGCACGtcgggcggcttcggcggcagaAGGCCGTGACATAAGTTGCTGGCCGTATGCCTTACCTCGTCGTTGGCTTACTCCCCCCTCTTTCGGTTCGCAATGGGTCTTGCGTCCTCGACTGTtgtcaggtcaggtcaggtcacCACGAGGGATTGATGAACAAAGCAGGCATGGCATATGGGGGATACGATGGGTGTATATATACGTGCGGCACCAAGCCCCCAACGACAAGGTAGAACGACAAGGTAGCTTTCGAATCGATTTACGTGCAAATTaccatcccccccccccccccttctcctgactctccttctcctcccaggcccccccccccccccgcgccctTCTCTCACCACACAGCCCgctctcacacacacacagatTTCACACACTTTGCCTCGCAATGGTTCACGTATCACAACATTTCGCTAATTCCCTAACCACCAtatccccctcccctgccctcctccccttcgcCTTTCGCATTCCCCTCCGCACAACCCACGCCATTCTCCCAACGTACAAAGACACACCATTCCCATCTCccttgctcgctcgctcgctcacttgCGCCCATCAGTTCTCCATGCCCCATCACACACGGTTCAACCCATCTCCCGCACCTCCCTTCTTCGTCAGTccgccaaggccggccaTTCCGTCGTccctggcctcggcgtctccTGCGTCGCCTTCCCCAACTTCACGCGGATCCCCCCCCACACTGAGGACCGCAAGAAAGGAACATTAAGACCACCACCCCTTGCCACAGGCTCGGAAAAAAAAGTGAGGTATGGGTTTTGCCGCAAGACGAGAGAGGATAACGaaaagaggaagaagaagaagaagaaaatgAAAAGAAGAgggctggccgtcgcggacCGAACCAACCTCCCTTCTGCCTGTTCGCGGCCGGTGCGCGACGCTGCCTACATAGTCAACACaccccgcctcgcctctctTGCCTCCACCCCCGGGCGAAGCATGCCAAAGTGCATCCCGTGACCCCTTCTGTCGCCTCGCTGCAAAGACCGCTTGCCGTATGCGAAAACTGTAGGCCGCTGGAGCCCCGCGCGCTGTCGGCGATGAGGGGCGGCTTCCAGCAGATGCGGAGGACGCGAAATGGGGCGTGAAAAAACATGGAGCGCAACGCAAAACATGCCCTGCCCATGCAGCAAAGAGTTTCCTGGCAAGGAAAATTCTAGTCTATTCAGTGCGGGAGGCCTAACGCAGAGGATGTGGGCTGCTaccgtggcgacgacggatTGCTGAGGTGTGGAGAGGACAGGGAGCCGGGGAGCAGTTCTGACTTTCGCGTATTCTTCCAAAAGtcaatggcctcgacgacgtcttctcctcgctcgtcctcgtaTGCAAACAAAATCTACACATGGGTCAGcatctcgtcgacgtcgacgggggcggggggcacCATCGCGACTCACCTCGTGGGTGCTGCTGTGAAGCATGCGAATGTTCTTATGCGGCACGATGTGGACCGCGCCGTTCTCAATGTTGCGCAGCTCGATAAAGTTGGGCTCAAAGGCCAGGATCCAGGGGTAGCTGAGGGCGAAGCTCTGGGGCGTGCCCTCCCAGTCGATGCGCCACTCTGGCCGGGCTCGCCAGCCGTTCCTATTGACAAAGAACGAAAACTCGGAGTAGTTGAGGAGGAACTCGCCGTTGAGACGCTCTATGTGGATGGGCCGGACGCCCTCCTTGCGCGCCACAAAGTCGAGCGACGTGTCTGCCTGATCCAAGAGCGACTGCGTCTCGAGGGTCTCGAGCGACACCACCTCGAAGCCTCTCGCGCACGCCACGCACAGCTTAGACTTGAGGAAATGCACAGAAGAGGACTCGGTCGGGATGTAGAATTCCTTGAACGGCCGCAGCtcgtcctggccgccggccatgaaCTTGCCCAGGCCCTTttgcttcttggccttggtcaTGGCGTCGTTGGGCTCAAACACCTTGATGGTGGTCGACAGCGCAGACGACTTGACGCAGCAGACGAGGTGCCTGCCCAGGCAGATGCCCGTCTTGAAGAAGCTGCAGTGGTTCTGGATCTTCTTCGGCCGCTTGGCGAGGGCCGGCTCGTCTGGGTTCAGGGCCGAGAGAGAGTATGACTGCAGCGTCTTGTTAGAcagcacgagcagcagctggtaCTCCTCCAGGATGTCAATCTGCGTCACGTTTGTCGTCTCCAGCACTCTCCTCGGGACCTGCTCGCGGTTCTTGCGATCTGCGAGGTAGATGCCGTTGTCGGTGCCAAACAGGAGcttgcgcccgccgtctTGGCAGGGGTCAGCGCGATGAAGCGTGCCGTCAGTCTCGGGAGGAAGTTACTTACCAAACGGCGTGACACAGTTGATCTGGTTGGTGCCCACGAAAAAGTTGCTGGAGATGACGGTGGTGTTGAAGAAATCGGCGCGCGAccgcaggcgctgctgcgcgttGTCGATGAACTCGAGCCACTTCTTGCGCGCGGCTtggttggcggcgaagagCATCAGCTCGTAGCCGGCCTTGCCTAAGTGGCGGAACGTGATGGGCCACCCCTCTCCCTTCTTGGCGTCGCTCGTGTTGGTCCTGATGGACGGGATcaggctcgacgacgaccgcttGATGCCCTGGACGGGGATGACCTCGTCCATCTCTCGGATGGagaggagctcgagcggAATGGGCCGGCGGTACGCCTTGATCTCTTCGGTCTTGCCGGTCTGCTTGATGCGCACGAGGAGCACGGCGTGGTCGAACAGGAACGCCGTGATTTCCGTCGGATCCGTGGGCGACTTCTTGAGCTGGCTCTTGAACacgagctcgcggccctccTCGGTGAGCTTGAGGTCGACGCGCTCGTTGGGCCGGAACCGCAGCTGGTCGTGCAGCCGCTTCAGGTTGAACCTGTTCTCGGCCTTGCCCGACTCGGCGTTGACCCGGCCGAGCAGGTCTCGGATCACCGTCAGCACCTTGGGGATGTCCTCCTTGTCGGGGTTGTCGCCCTCGGTGTACTTGAGCACGttctcgagcagcagcgggtaGCGGGCCAGGCGCGTCGTGGGCTTGGTGAGGTAGCCGTTGAGCTCCAGCTTCCTCGACTCCTTGCGCCGCTCAATCTCGTCCACGAACTTGGTGAACGCCGGGTTGCTAGACCGCTCGTTCTCAAACTCAAACTTGCCTTCCAGCTGCCTCGAGCCGTAGTAGATGAAGGGCTCGAACTGCGGCACGAACTCGAGGAAGATGTCGCCAATGTTGTGCACGATGGGATCCTTTTGCTGACGGCCTGTCAACGACGTCGCGAACCGCGAGCTGACCGTGTGAATGCTGGGGTGGTCGACAATGTTGCTGAAGATGTTCTTCACAACCCTCTCCCTGCGCTGCAGGGGGATCGGCGACGCCTTGGACCGCAGGGGCAGGATCCAGAAGTCGCGAAGATACTCGAGGTCCTTGACAAAGTCTCTCTCGGTGTAGCAGATTTCCGAGATGACCTCctgcctcttcttctcccgctcggtgacggcgtcggcaatCTCCTTGGGCACCGAGTTGATCCAGAGCTTCTGCTCGTCCGTCtggtcgacctcgtcgtcgttgacgttgGCCGAGTCTTCCTTGCGCAGGCCGGGGCCCATCTTGAGGTTGAGCCGGGACACCTGCTCCagacggcgcgggcaagcGATGGAGTAGCAGAGCTGGTCGCGcgtgcaggtcggcgagTAGCACTCCGAGAGCAACACGAAGACGCCGTTGACGGGAGACTTgtcctcgggctcgtccaTCAGCGTCTCCCTGAGCTGGTACATTTCCGACTGCGAGTCTCGCAGCCGGTGCTCATACGTCACGTCGTGGAAGAACTTTTGCGCGTCGAGCGCTCGGCCCAGGAGCAGCGCCAGGTTCCGGTCCGTCGTCCTGATGATGTATGACAGCACGTCCACCGCCTCGGAGCCGCTGAAGGCGTTCTTGTACGTGAGCTCGTTCTTCGTTCGGTCGCCGATGATGATCTTTCTGCGGAAGCACTCTGCAACCCTGGAGAGGAGTGCCGGGTACACGAGGGGCGGCCGGATCttggtcgccgtggcggggCGATCGCTCTCGACGGACTTGCTGCGCGACGGACGCTGGACGAGGGTCGAGGAATCCGACTCGGACGGCGTTATCGTCGGAGCGatgctcgacgccatcgacatgGTCCTGGAATGGTTGGGCCCGGCTGTGGAGGACGACATGCTCGTCGTGCGCGTCTGCGAGCCAGGCGCGCTCGGATAGCCATTCTGCGCCGGGTAGCCGTTGGAGATGGGCGGCTCAGCGGGAGCCCGACGGTTAGGAATGACCCGGCCGCTCATTGTCTGATGGGCGTCTCTGTCTTGCGGGTGATAGCCCCCCGTCATGGACATGGTGCGGTCCTCGTGCCTCTCCGGCACGACCCTGCCCTGGGCCGTGGTCCTGGCCGAATTCTGGTGGCTATACTGCGCGTGTCGGAAGTGGTTCGCGGGCGACTGCTGTTGATACGAGCTCGGGGGCGGGTGGTACATggctgggcgcggcgccgaggcgagaGACTGCGAGCGATACGGGTCGTTGttcagcgccggcgcgggacCGGGCCCCCCAGGGTACGGCCTCTGCTGCGGCTGATATCTTGCTCCGGCAGCCTGCGGAGGCGGGCCGCGAGACTCAAACCGCGGGGGCGGGTTGCCGGGGCCTGTGTAGGGTCGCCGGTTCTGcgggtggtgttgttgttgttgttgctgctgatgctgctgctgttgttgttgcatATAATGCGCCTGCGAAGAAGGCATCGGCCCcccggaggcggagcgcTGGGAAGGATAATAGCCGTTGGGGTGGTCTGCCGGCCGGCTCCTCCCCGCCATGGGATCGCGGTCGCCATAATTATGATAGCCCTGCGGCGGGCCCTGTGGTGGCGctcggggaggcggcgggcggtgctgGCCCGGGCCGGCCATCGATGACATGGTCTGAGTTCTGCCCGGTTCCATCATGCCCGGGtacgcgctcgacgaggtcatgGTTTGGGACCGGCCGGGGGGCGGAGCGGCGCCAAAGATATTGGAGAAGGCGGCATCTCGCTGATGGTTGTTCGCTTCGGGGTAGCCGCGTGGGCGCTGCGGAGCCGCTCGAGGATCATAGGGATAATCCGACATTGTGAGGGCTGCGAGGCGCTCCAGTCAGCCGGGACACGGTGCTCACGCGAAACGCAGGCGTGGCGCCGGCCTAGTAGTAGTGTTGAACACCAGGCACCGGCGAACCAGCGAGGCAAGGGGGAGCGGGCGTTGCAACGAACCGTAGCCAagcctcgagggccgccaGCAGTCAAGAGCCCAAAATCGCGGCTATCCGGATGGCCGGACAGTCGACGTTCGACGggggagcgccgccgccggtgtcgACGTGCTCGATCTGCGTTTTGTCTGTTGCGTGTGCGGCAAAACGTGTGTGACAAGGGGTGCTCGGCCAGGGCCTCAGCGACGCCTCGCTTGCGTGGCTTCGCAggacgtggcggccgcggcgacaacgacaagAACGCAGACGAGGCCAAAGAGGGTGGCGGATGCGGCAGTCGTTGGCagcgcttcgtcgtcggccggcagcggcagcggcagcggtggcggcagtaAGAAggggtggcggcagcggcggcaaggaaGAGGCCAAGGCCGTGTCGTGGTCCctgcccaagcccaagggtATTCTCGTCCGGCTCACTTCGCACGCTCGGGTGGACGatcgaggggggggggaagaagcGCAGGAGCGGAGTCGCAGGGCCTGGCCAGCAGAAACGGGGGGCGAGGAAAAAGGTGTCCAGTGCCCGGGCGATGGCACCCTCCGGAGACACAGGAATGTTCCGCCGGGGCGGAGCTGGCAATTGGCAGTCAGGGTCGTCGCGGAGCCGAGggaaggcgggcgggcgtcggggtGGCTGTTGCGAAAAAAGGAGGGAGGTTTGaagtgaggtgaggtgaggtgaggtgtgAGGGAGCGGAAACAGGCAGCGAGTGGATCGAGAGGGTTTGCACGTTCAAAACGAACTTGGCTCTGCCCGATGCCCAAGTTGGCCGTTTGTGTCGTTGTGCTGAGGCGCAGGTTGCAGCGACTGGGACGCCGCCTGCCACTccactggctggctggccagccggcgagaggggggggggtctggGTCGCTGCACTGGGGCGCTACGGTCAGGGtcggggggtggtggtggtggtggtggtggtggactaAGGTacgggcggtggtggtttGTGTGTGGTTGCGGTGGTCCACCAGCTGTCTGcgctgccatccatccatccctcaCCCACCCAAAGCCGTggcgccgcctgcccacaGGAATCTGGAAGTCACGGCACGGTACAGTATAGGTGGTCTTGCCGGGTGCTGcactgcgccgcgccagccacTCCATGCATGTTCTGGGctgccgagccgccggcggtcgATTCGTCGAGTTCATGATACATATCGTCAGGGCCGCCCAGCCTAGAacacgccggcgcctgcggcAGTCCGACGCCCTTTGTCAGGGGCTACAAGTTGaggtgcgcgcggcgcggacggcacCGTATCTCCgcctggcgcgggcggccagccagcgcacGCCCGTCCAaccgcggccggcggccctgGCTCAGCCCACGGACAGAACAGTGCAATTGCAAGCTCATCACACATCCCGCCCGCACCTTGTTGACGGTCGTTGTGTCTGCTGCTACGtaagttacttcgtacatacatacatgcgtaCCACTCCCAACGCGCAGGTGCCCATGGCGGTGCGCGTATTCGTATTTCGAGccacccgcgcgcgccgccgaggcatgcacgcgctcccgccgcccctgggcAGGAAGGGCGAGAACGCACAAACACGAAAAAACCGAGGAGCACACAATGCCAGGGACGGAAGACCCTTTCTTTGGCCGTTTGCCCCGAATGCAACAAAGGCATTGCGCCTAAACCTAACCTACCCATCGGTCAACTTAGGGCGCCTCCCCAAAGGCGCCCTGGAAGTACCCGTTGGCCCTTTGGAGAGCCTGCGAGGCTGCTACTAAAACAAACCTCGAGGTACGGGGGTACTTGTGATTACtagtcggcgccgcctccaaaCGGCTCCCCTCACCTCAtcagcgagcgagcgagcgacgaggGTGCCGAGTCACGTGCTGGATCAGgcggccgcctgccgcccccgtGATTGGCTGCCATGACGCCAGCTCGCTCACCCGCCTGGGCGACCAGCTTCGCGGCTCCAAGCTCCGTTCCTCGACCTCACGAACCCCAAGTCAACAACCCCCCTCCGGACTGCCGACGCTGACGCCCAGCGCACactccgccgtcgccatcatggagTCTGAGCTCTCACCCAAGTTCGCCCCCTTCATCGGGATGGTAAGGCCCCGCCCGATGTCACGCACCCTCGGTGCTCCATCGTTGCTAACGcggctcgtcctcctcccaggccggcatcgccgccgccatggtcttTGGCTGTACGTCCCCGGCTCGTCCCCCGCGCACCGTATATCGCCCCTAGTTTGGTCCGGGCTTCTAACCGTCACTTTCGCAGGCATTGGAGCTGCCTACGGGACCGCCAAGTCGGGCATTGGCATCGCAGGTGTGGGAACCTTCCGGCCCGACCTCATCATGAAGGTAAATGCGCCTTCCACCTCCGAATACCGCCTCGCGCCGAGCAATTCCGTCTAACATGTCGCAGTGCCTGATCCCCGTCGTCATGTCCGGTATCATCGCCGTGTACTCGCTCGTCATCtccgtcctcatcgcccaGGACTTGAACCCCCCGGACAAGGAAAGCTATTCGCTCTTCTCGTACGTTTCGACTCGTCAACATATACCCCTTGGCGCGTATCTGTGAGGTTTGGTTCTGACATTACGCGGCAGAGGCTTCCTGCATCTCGCATGCGGCATTTCGGTGGGAATGAccggcctcgcggccggctactgcatcggcatcgtcggcgagaaCGGCGTCCGCGCATACATGGAGCAGTCGAGGATCTTTGTCGGCATGGTGCTGATCCTCATTTTCGGCGAGGTCCTGGGTCTCTACGGGTAAGACGCTCAAACAAACCTCGTAACGCCGCGCGCTCTGACAAGCCTGATagcctcatcgtcgccctgctcctcAACACGCGCGCCAAGGGCTGAACGCCGCGCGGGAATACATGACATCCGAAACCAGATCGAGACGTGTACAGAGTACTATTGGAGCGCAGAGCACTGGCCTTTCGTACccgggcggcaagggcaagcaaTTTCTTACAAGCTGCATGGGGCATGGCGTTATGGAACGTGTATATTTACGGCGGCAGGGTAGAGCTGAGGCGGGGCGCGCGATGGGAGCGAAGCTGCACTGTCTTGCGCAGGTACATGAATGTCTTTTGTCACGCGCTTCCACGCCGCACGGCACGTCGTGGCCCATCACTCTACGTGGTAGGGTATGCAGTTTTGCTTCAAGCCAAAGCAGCGGCCCTATATTGCGCGTCCTCTGGAGCGCGTTTGTCAAGGACTATATACCGCACATCGAGCAGAGATGCGTTGCGTTTCCCCCACCAGACCCATATCGAATGAGAGACGAGAAGAGCCAAATAC is a window of Purpureocillium takamizusanense chromosome 10, complete sequence DNA encoding:
- a CDS encoding uncharacterized protein (EggNog:ENOG503P6AB), with amino-acid sequence MKAAVMDGGDGDADADVDEEGVPPQASQASSHFALDPVPATVLAAREAARRNAARALGPCGVGCAEVDDEALLGAGGLERGTVVGVSCEDEDGFGLTLCLQVVARALLAHEHDKVLVVTPRPAGVLLRALRDGIAAELRARREAASAEEAAVARGVSGAEDEEGGAADKGGAGRGEEDAAAAAEVRACLDRVMLSCVFDVDGLWEVLAELDRPAEGEMTTTTTPPPPPESLVHGRADEVEGKRQQQVVDTAAAAPLLEIQDSEDEGLTPSPRSTPGAPQPHATAEPDGEATTATETALGEHRGAGDGRENEGPSIVLVTHFSALLTSLFAHREKSAAHSSLQLLASQARYLSRSLPSQPLFMLLNSTSSSSSAHDGSREPGATGSGPAAAPGPGPAPVSAPAGGGSAITTNKPLDPTLRSVFNPLALPLPAYRAPRAATRRNKPSFGLIFSQILDTHLLCTRMPRTRADADALYGGSSSNSTGDGNAEDNGCRPLPPQRQHQHQQPGAIKYVTVVEVLLDEMGLWQGRAGPRPNREQRWGVVDVVGGRVVDAFARTQRVYGEIRTSGGFGGRRP
- the ROM2 gene encoding RHO1 GDP-GTP exchange protein 2 (EggNog:ENOG503NU13~COG:T) — its product is MSDYPYDPRAAPQRPRGYPEANNHQRDAAFSNIFGAAPPPGRSQTMTSSSAYPGMMEPGRTQTMSSMAGPGQHRPPPPRAPPQGPPQGYHNYGDRDPMAGRSRPADHPNGYYPSQRSASGGPMPSSQAHYMQQQQQQHQQQQQQQHHPQNRRPYTGPGNPPPRFESRGPPPQAAGARYQPQQRPYPGGPGPAPALNNDPYRSQSLASAPRPAMYHPPPSSYQQQSPANHFRHAQYSHQNSARTTAQGRVVPERHEDRTMSMTGGYHPQDRDAHQTMSGRVIPNRRAPAEPPISNGYPAQNGYPSAPGSQTRTTSMSSSTAGPNHSRTMSMASSIAPTITPSESDSSTLVQRPSRSKSVESDRPATATKIRPPLVYPALLSRVAECFRRKIIIGDRTKNELTYKNAFSGSEAVDVLSYIIRTTDRNLALLLGRALDAQKFFHDVTYEHRLRDSQSEMYQLRETLMDEPEDKSPVNGVFVLLSECYSPTCTRDQLCYSIACPRRLEQVSRLNLKMGPGLRKEDSANVNDDEVDQTDEQKLWINSVPKEIADAVTEREKKRQEVISEICYTERDFVKDLEYLRDFWILPLRSKASPIPLQRRERVVKNIFSNIVDHPSIHTVSSRFATSLTGRQQKDPIVHNIGDIFLEFVPQFEPFIYYGSRQLEGKFEFENERSSNPAFTKFVDEIERRKESRKLELNGYLTKPTTRLARYPLLLENVLKYTEGDNPDKEDIPKVLTVIRDLLGRVNAESGKAENRFNLKRLHDQLRFRPNERVDLKLTEEGRELVFKSQLKKSPTDPTEITAFLFDHAVLLVRIKQTGKTEEIKAYRRPIPLELLSIREMDEVIPVQGIKRSSSSLIPSIRTNTSDAKKGEGWPITFRHLGKAGYELMLFAANQAARKKWLEFIDNAQQRLRSRADFFNTTVISSNFFVGTNQINCVTPFDGGRKLLFGTDNGIYLADRKNREQVPRRVLETTNVTQIDILEEYQLLLVLSNKTLQSYSLSALNPDEPALAKRPKKIQNHCSFFKTGICLGRHLVCCVKSSALSTTIKVFEPNDAMTKAKKQKGLGKFMAGGQDELRPFKEFYIPTESSSVHFLKSKLCVACARGFEVVSLETLETQSLLDQADTSLDFVARKEGVRPIHIERLNGEFLLNYSEFSFFVNRNGWRARPEWRIDWEGTPQSFALSYPWILAFEPNFIELRNIENGAVHIVPHKNIRMLHSSTHEILFAYEDERGEDVVEAIDFWKNTRKSELLPGSLSSPHLSNPSSPR
- the VMA11 gene encoding v-type proton ATPase 16 kDa proteolipid subunit 2 (TransMembrane:4 (o12-33i54-75o87-109i130-155o)~EggNog:ENOG503P3B0~COG:P) — its product is MESELSPKFAPFIGMAGIAAAMVFGCIGAAYGTAKSGIGIAGVGTFRPDLIMKCLIPVVMSGIIAVYSLVISVLIAQDLNPPDKESYSLFSGFLHLACGISVGMTGLAAGYCIGIVGENGVRAYMEQSRIFVGMVLILIFGEVLGLYGLIVALLLNTRAKG